One window of Desulfobacca acetoxidans DSM 11109 genomic DNA carries:
- a CDS encoding alginate export family protein, giving the protein MKKNVSRGFSLFLAFFLVGWGALQAPARAEFDLERFTRFNDHWRLVGLWRTRLEVTNFFNPKSTVDFRNAYAYPAILGRLGVQMNYPWIEGLAEGQLSGLWNLPGAADGYGPGASYFGNRPVHNQARVFLHQGYLRLKPPALPGLALQAGRFEYFMEDEFKTGDKAMDFLRTIRLGQRLVGPFGFSHVWRSFDGILANYNDSRLNVTFTASHPTQGGFDIGGMDEMSHIDLLTGVATLKSGVLLPQTEFALFHVTYKDQRGVTPTDNRVLAGLPRPRLDVDPLEIYTLGGHVLGVYPTDRGALDALGWWAVQWGNWGNQDHRAYAYALEAGYQFRQAPWKPWMRLGWFMSSGDPDADDSTHETFFQILPTARLYAFFPFYNLMNNQDLFFQCFLYPYKQGFIRFDYHSLWLTDASDLWYFGAGATRRSTVFGYAGRNTGGHRSLAQVPEVTFRHNFNKYAWMEAYYAHAFGGAAVDQLFDSRQADFFFLEFNFKF; this is encoded by the coding sequence ATGAAAAAAAACGTAAGTCGGGGATTTTCGCTTTTTCTGGCCTTTTTCCTGGTGGGATGGGGCGCACTTCAGGCACCGGCGCGGGCGGAGTTTGACCTGGAGCGTTTTACCAGGTTCAATGACCATTGGCGTCTCGTCGGCCTCTGGCGGACCCGTTTGGAGGTCACCAATTTTTTTAACCCGAAAAGTACGGTTGATTTCCGCAATGCCTATGCTTACCCGGCAATATTGGGACGGCTGGGAGTGCAGATGAACTATCCCTGGATTGAGGGGTTGGCGGAGGGACAGTTGAGCGGCCTCTGGAATCTGCCGGGAGCGGCGGACGGATATGGTCCCGGAGCTTCGTATTTTGGCAACCGGCCGGTTCATAATCAGGCACGTGTCTTTTTGCATCAAGGCTATCTCCGCCTCAAGCCTCCGGCGCTGCCCGGATTAGCCCTGCAAGCAGGGAGGTTTGAATATTTTATGGAGGACGAGTTCAAAACCGGCGATAAGGCCATGGATTTTCTCCGTACCATCAGGTTGGGGCAGCGTCTAGTGGGTCCTTTCGGCTTTTCCCACGTCTGGCGTAGTTTTGACGGCATCTTAGCGAATTATAACGACTCTCGCCTGAATGTCACCTTCACCGCCTCACATCCCACCCAGGGGGGCTTTGATATCGGTGGCATGGATGAAATGAGCCATATTGACCTGTTGACCGGGGTGGCTACCCTCAAGTCCGGAGTCCTCCTGCCTCAGACTGAATTTGCCCTGTTTCACGTTACCTATAAGGATCAGCGGGGTGTGACCCCGACTGACAACCGGGTTCTGGCGGGCCTGCCCAGACCGCGTTTAGACGTGGACCCCTTGGAAATCTACACCTTAGGGGGACACGTTTTAGGAGTGTATCCGACTGATCGCGGCGCCCTGGATGCCCTCGGATGGTGGGCGGTGCAATGGGGTAATTGGGGCAATCAAGACCATCGGGCCTATGCCTATGCCCTGGAAGCCGGCTACCAGTTTCGCCAGGCGCCCTGGAAGCCCTGGATGCGACTGGGCTGGTTCATGAGCTCCGGCGACCCGGATGCCGATGACAGCACCCATGAGACTTTTTTTCAAATCCTGCCAACGGCCAGGCTCTACGCCTTTTTTCCCTTTTATAACCTGATGAACAACCAGGACTTATTTTTTCAATGTTTCTTATATCCCTACAAACAGGGTTTTATCCGGTTTGACTATCACTCCTTATGGCTGACGGACGCGTCCGACCTGTGGTATTTCGGTGCCGGGGCAACCCGCCGGAGTACGGTTTTCGGCTACGCCGGCCGCAACACCGGAGGACATCGCAGTCTGGCTCAGGTTCCCGAGGTGACCTTCCGACATAATTTCAATAAGTACGCCTGGATGGAGGCTTATTATGCCCACGCCTTCGGGGGCGCTGCCGTAGACCAGCTCTTCGATAGCCGGCAGGCCGACTTTTTCTTCCTGGAGTTCAACTTCAAGTTCTAA
- a CDS encoding creatininase family protein encodes MLISQLTMPEFEAAMAKTETVVIPFGSVEEHGPHLPLSTDTMHAQEVAARLAKRCPMLVAAPVHYGICRSTREHPGTISISGDALRTLALDLGREFYRQGCRRLILLTGHAGGTHVAALIEAGERLLVELPDLKIAVVNILQLLREVLVQYPGLVHTPGDSHAGEVETAIMLAARPELVSGKAPAEWPRFPKFVLVRRKRKFWPGGVWGDPTQANAEQGEQILNLEVQFLLELLNTMNNMED; translated from the coding sequence ATGTTGATATCTCAGCTCACGATGCCGGAATTCGAAGCTGCCATGGCCAAAACCGAGACGGTTGTCATTCCCTTCGGATCGGTGGAGGAGCATGGGCCGCACCTGCCGCTCAGCACCGATACTATGCATGCCCAGGAGGTGGCCGCGCGGCTGGCAAAGCGATGCCCGATGCTGGTAGCAGCGCCGGTACATTATGGCATCTGCCGTTCAACCCGCGAGCATCCTGGAACGATCAGCATCTCCGGTGATGCCTTGAGAACTCTGGCTTTGGACCTGGGAAGGGAGTTTTATCGCCAGGGCTGTCGCCGCCTGATCCTGCTTACCGGACATGCCGGGGGCACCCATGTTGCGGCTCTCATTGAAGCGGGGGAGCGGCTGTTGGTAGAGCTGCCAGACCTCAAGATTGCAGTGGTCAACATCCTGCAGCTTTTGCGGGAGGTATTAGTGCAGTATCCGGGACTGGTCCACACCCCGGGCGACTCCCATGCCGGAGAAGTTGAGACCGCAATCATGTTAGCCGCTCGACCTGAATTAGTGTCCGGCAAAGCGCCAGCCGAGTGGCCCCGTTTCCCAAAATTCGTTCTCGTCCGGCGCAAGCGCAAGTTCTGGCCGGGTGGGGTATGGGGCGATCCAACCCAGGCCAATGCTGAACAGGGCGAGCAGATTCTTAATCTCGAGGTGCAATTTCTCTTAGAATTGCTTAACACTATGAATAATATGGAAGATTAA
- the der gene encoding ribosome biogenesis GTPase Der, protein MKPLVALIGRTNVGKSTLFNRLTRQSRALVDDQPGVTRDRLYGDVTWEDHAFLLIDTGGFGDTEDALSSRVRQQAELAAGEADLVLFMVDGRQEIQPDDLEVAQYLRRSGKPVLLVINKIDGPKQETRLPEFYRFGLTPLFPISAQHGLGVGSLLDAVVRYLPAAPDAGEPPEGIRVAVLGRPNVGKSSFINRVLGEERLIVSDTPGTTRDAIDAPLIWDNRPYVLIDTAGIRRRSRIHQNLERGMIWQALRALQRAEVVLLLLDAQEGLTEQDLRILNFIAVAGKGCLIGVNKWDVVGKDSQTQKAALDRLNMGLQLISYAPVLPLSVLTGYQVSKVFPLLDEIYRQCQFRAATGELNRIFAQIVAAHPPPRYRHRSVKFYYLTQPDSRPPTFVAFTNIPGATPDSYRRYLINQLRERLGLPYAPIRLHFKGKKHRRGSRIASGQSKD, encoded by the coding sequence ATGAAACCCCTTGTTGCCCTGATCGGCCGTACGAACGTCGGCAAATCGACGCTCTTCAATCGGCTTACCCGACAATCGCGCGCCTTGGTCGATGACCAACCGGGGGTTACTCGGGATCGCCTCTACGGCGATGTCACTTGGGAGGATCATGCCTTTCTGCTGATTGACACCGGCGGGTTTGGGGATACCGAAGATGCCTTAAGCAGTCGGGTGCGGCAGCAGGCGGAACTAGCGGCCGGGGAAGCCGATCTGGTGCTCTTTATGGTCGATGGCCGACAGGAGATCCAGCCTGATGACCTGGAAGTCGCCCAATATTTGCGTCGTTCGGGGAAACCGGTTTTGTTGGTGATCAATAAGATCGACGGTCCTAAACAAGAAACGCGCCTACCCGAATTTTATCGCTTCGGTTTGACTCCTTTGTTTCCCATTTCAGCGCAACATGGCCTGGGGGTGGGTTCGCTATTGGATGCCGTAGTCCGGTATCTTCCCGCTGCACCAGACGCCGGCGAGCCTCCCGAAGGTATTCGGGTGGCAGTGTTGGGCCGCCCCAATGTAGGAAAATCCTCTTTTATTAATCGGGTCTTAGGAGAAGAGCGTCTGATAGTAAGCGATACCCCCGGCACAACTCGGGACGCCATCGATGCCCCCTTGATCTGGGACAACCGTCCTTATGTCTTGATTGACACAGCCGGTATTCGGCGCCGGAGCCGCATCCACCAAAACCTGGAGCGGGGAATGATCTGGCAGGCTTTGCGGGCCCTGCAACGGGCCGAGGTCGTATTATTGCTACTGGATGCTCAGGAAGGATTAACCGAACAAGACCTGCGGATTCTCAATTTTATTGCGGTTGCCGGAAAGGGCTGTCTGATCGGAGTGAATAAGTGGGATGTGGTAGGCAAGGACTCCCAAACGCAAAAGGCGGCCCTGGACCGCCTCAACATGGGTTTGCAATTGATATCGTATGCCCCGGTGCTCCCTCTTTCGGTGCTCACCGGCTATCAGGTATCCAAGGTTTTTCCACTACTGGACGAGATTTACCGGCAATGCCAATTTCGCGCCGCCACCGGGGAACTCAACCGGATTTTTGCCCAGATAGTAGCCGCTCACCCACCGCCGAGATACCGCCACCGCAGCGTAAAATTTTACTATCTAACACAGCCGGACAGCCGGCCACCCACCTTTGTGGCGTTTACGAATATCCCCGGAGCAACGCCAGACTCGTACCGGCGTTATCTCATAAATCAATTGCGAGAGCGTCTCGGTCTCCCCTATGCGCCCATCCGCCTCCATTTTAAGGGCAAAAAACACCGCCGAGGCTCAAGGATCGCCTCCGGCCAATCGAAGGATTAA
- a CDS encoding S41 family peptidase, whose amino-acid sequence MADTFRAWGFLLLAVAWLLLVQAKPAWSLSEDTREQLSVFAEALGIIEDNYVEAKDTKKLIYGAIKGMVSSLDSHSSFMAPEEFKELQIETKGSFSGIGIEITHKDGLLIVVSPIEGTPAYKAGLQAGDRIVKIDGVNTKNMTLMEAVRRIRGAKGSTVTLGIMRENLGKLKNYSLVREIIPIRSIRTRYFEDGIGYIRITNFQDKTDHDLRRAIKDLTAKCKPLRGLIVDLRNDPGGLLDQAVKVADEFLSSGLIVYTEGRNKAQTHRFYANQENTGLEKSIPIVVLINEGSASASEIVAGAIQDQKRGLLVGAKSFGKGSVQTIIPLEDGSALRLTTAHYYTPSGRSIQEKGIQPDLVVEAPPIPEGKSVKDLRQEALQRRMKGEGITDKPWTVPISSEELEKDPQLAQAVQVVRQGPPKKTADTASKPNNEPPPPQKVK is encoded by the coding sequence GTGGCGGATACGTTCAGAGCTTGGGGTTTTCTCCTCTTAGCAGTGGCGTGGCTCCTGTTGGTCCAGGCAAAACCCGCGTGGTCGTTGTCCGAAGATACCCGCGAGCAATTATCAGTATTCGCTGAAGCCTTGGGAATCATTGAAGATAATTATGTAGAAGCCAAAGATACCAAGAAACTCATCTATGGTGCCATAAAAGGGATGGTAAGCAGTTTGGATTCCCATTCCTCCTTCATGGCTCCGGAGGAATTCAAAGAGCTGCAGATCGAGACCAAGGGCAGCTTTAGCGGCATCGGTATTGAAATAACCCACAAAGACGGACTGTTGATCGTGGTCTCACCTATCGAGGGGACGCCGGCGTACAAAGCCGGATTGCAGGCTGGCGACCGCATCGTCAAAATCGACGGGGTCAACACCAAGAATATGACCCTCATGGAGGCGGTCCGCCGTATTCGAGGCGCCAAGGGTTCCACCGTCACCCTCGGTATCATGAGGGAAAACCTCGGCAAACTCAAGAACTATTCCCTGGTCCGGGAAATCATCCCCATACGCAGCATCCGGACGCGCTACTTTGAAGACGGCATCGGTTATATTCGAATCACCAACTTTCAGGATAAAACTGATCATGATCTCCGGCGGGCTATCAAAGATCTGACGGCGAAATGCAAACCGCTCCGAGGTTTGATAGTGGATCTGCGGAATGACCCGGGCGGTTTATTGGACCAGGCCGTCAAAGTAGCTGATGAATTTTTATCCTCCGGTCTGATTGTTTACACCGAAGGCCGCAACAAGGCCCAGACGCATCGATTTTACGCCAACCAGGAAAACACCGGTTTAGAAAAAAGCATCCCGATAGTCGTGCTCATCAACGAAGGCAGCGCCTCAGCTTCGGAGATCGTTGCCGGGGCTATTCAGGATCAGAAACGGGGGCTGCTGGTGGGAGCGAAAAGCTTCGGCAAAGGTTCCGTGCAAACCATCATTCCGTTGGAGGATGGCTCGGCCTTGCGGCTGACCACAGCTCATTATTATACCCCGTCCGGCCGCTCTATCCAGGAAAAGGGCATCCAACCGGATCTCGTGGTGGAGGCGCCGCCGATTCCGGAAGGCAAAAGCGTGAAAGACCTGCGCCAAGAAGCCCTGCAACGACGGATGAAGGGAGAAGGGATCACTGATAAACCTTGGACAGTCCCTATTTCCTCGGAGGAGCTGGAGAAAGACCCCCAATTGGCCCAGGCGGTTCAGGTTGTGCGTCAAGGGCCGCCGAAAAAAACGGCGGATACGGCCAGCAAACCCAATAACGAACCTCCCCCGCCGCAAAAAGTCAAATAG
- a CDS encoding S41 family peptidase: protein MWVFIVSLFFFGVLCCGSGPPAAATSSEAYAQLRLLVEALYEIDQKYVTEKQDRDLIYGAIRGMVSSLDANSSFLSPSEYQEIQAGVKQPEASAGMELSIKDNILTVVSPIEGGPAWRTGIKAGDHILKINNQTTRNLTPLEAVKKLQGPPGTKVKLQLIRNGFVKPLDLELTLEKLAVPLVAHYQLEEGYHYLRLRSPQEGAAAELQQILRSIQANASPKKGLILDLRNTAGGRPDDARRIASSFLGNDVIYIVKGRHSEQKQIVKGLKECLVLKNKLPLVILVDHGTAQAAEVVTGALQAQWGALLLGYKTFGECGVVQTFPLKDGSALVINVAFCYTPKDLLIQGRGLEPDLPGPKKDPEEQPVREDSKDQEKPRNLPDVHEIMQDPLVHQALFQLKNWGSGRAIQSPGERSLKKNQAACFHSEEQEITKISILGDQEHSLFQA from the coding sequence ATGTGGGTTTTCATTGTTTCTCTCTTTTTCTTCGGTGTTCTCTGTTGCGGGAGCGGTCCTCCGGCTGCGGCGACATCTTCCGAAGCTTATGCCCAACTGCGCCTGCTGGTGGAGGCCTTGTATGAGATAGACCAGAAGTATGTCACCGAAAAACAGGATCGCGATCTGATTTACGGGGCTATTCGCGGCATGGTGTCTTCTTTGGATGCCAATTCCTCTTTTCTATCGCCTTCGGAATATCAGGAAATACAAGCCGGCGTGAAACAGCCGGAAGCCAGTGCTGGGATGGAGCTGTCCATCAAAGATAACATCCTGACAGTGGTGTCTCCGATAGAAGGCGGACCGGCCTGGCGAACTGGCATCAAAGCGGGCGATCACATCCTGAAAATCAACAACCAAACCACCCGCAACCTAACTCCATTGGAGGCCGTCAAAAAGCTGCAGGGACCGCCGGGCACAAAAGTTAAGCTGCAACTTATCCGCAATGGTTTTGTTAAACCACTAGATCTTGAGCTGACGTTGGAGAAGCTGGCGGTGCCATTGGTAGCACATTATCAGTTAGAAGAGGGTTACCACTACCTACGGCTCAGATCTCCTCAAGAGGGCGCTGCCGCAGAGTTACAGCAGATATTGCGCTCGATACAAGCCAATGCCTCTCCCAAAAAAGGCCTCATCCTGGATCTGCGCAATACTGCCGGTGGCCGCCCGGATGATGCCAGACGCATTGCCTCGTCATTTCTGGGTAATGATGTCATTTATATTGTTAAGGGCCGCCATAGCGAGCAGAAACAGATAGTGAAAGGTTTGAAAGAATGCCTGGTCCTCAAGAACAAACTGCCATTGGTTATTCTGGTCGACCACGGCACCGCCCAGGCGGCGGAAGTTGTTACCGGTGCCTTACAGGCGCAATGGGGCGCTTTGCTTTTAGGGTATAAAACCTTCGGAGAATGCGGTGTTGTTCAGACCTTTCCGTTGAAGGATGGCTCCGCCCTGGTGATCAACGTGGCGTTTTGCTATACGCCTAAAGACCTTCTCATACAGGGACGCGGTTTGGAACCCGACCTGCCGGGACCTAAGAAAGACCCGGAAGAGCAACCGGTCCGGGAAGACTCCAAGGATCAGGAAAAACCCAGAAACCTACCTGATGTGCATGAGATCATGCAGGATCCTTTAGTCCATCAGGCCCTCTTTCAATTGAAAAACTGGGGTTCGGGACGCGCCATTCAGTCCCCTGGTGAACGCTCGCTTAAGAAAAATCAGGCAGCCTGCTTCCACTCCGAAGAACAGGAAATTACTAAGATCTCCATCTTGGGAGACCAGGAGCATTCCCTCTTCCAAGCTTGA
- the gatC gene encoding Asp-tRNA(Asn)/Glu-tRNA(Gln) amidotransferase subunit GatC, whose translation MPLTSERVQQVARLARLTLAASEVELFTRQLNDILNYVEKLGELDTTDVPPMAHVLDVQNAFRDDATQGSLSVEEALANAPAAQRLFFVVPRVI comes from the coding sequence ATGCCCTTGACGTCAGAAAGAGTGCAACAGGTAGCTCGCTTAGCCCGTTTGACGTTAGCCGCAAGCGAAGTGGAGCTTTTTACCCGACAGTTGAATGATATCTTAAATTATGTCGAAAAATTGGGTGAGTTGGATACCACGGATGTTCCTCCCATGGCGCATGTCCTGGACGTGCAGAACGCTTTCCGAGATGATGCTACCCAAGGCAGCCTGTCTGTGGAAGAGGCCTTGGCTAATGCGCCAGCGGCACAACGCCTTTTTTTTGTCGTTCCCAGAGTAATTTAA
- the gatA gene encoding Asp-tRNA(Asn)/Glu-tRNA(Gln) amidotransferase subunit GatA, protein MTVSWQSLTIQQLHPLMLRGEISPVELTQGFLDRISQFDDTLHCYITVEAQQALAQAQEATRRLASGRATPLTGIPLAIKDLIVTQGLRTTCASRSLENYVPPYDATVMHRLREAGAVILGKVNMDEFAMGSSTENSAFGATRNPWRLDCIPGGSSGGSAAAVAADLCLASLGSDTGGSIRQPASHCGVVGLKPTYGRVSRFGLVAFASSLDQIGPITKDVADCALLLQFLAGYDPKDSTSAPVPTPDYSQALNQDIKGLKIGVPQEYFIAGMEEEVEQAVRAALETFKGLGAELVEVSLPHTQYAVAVYYLIATAEASSNLARYDGVKYGFRAAEANDLMDMYCATRAQGLGAEVRRRIMLGTYALSAGYYDAYYKKASQVRTLIRRDFDEVFQTCQIVATPVAPTTAFRLGEKMDDPLTMYLSDIFTISANLAGIPGISVPCGLNSGGLPIGLQLLARHFDESTLLKAAHAFEQASTFHLLKPPI, encoded by the coding sequence ATGACCGTATCATGGCAATCTTTGACCATCCAGCAATTGCATCCTCTCATGCTGCGAGGGGAAATCTCTCCGGTGGAGCTGACCCAAGGATTCTTAGACCGGATTTCCCAATTCGATGACACTTTGCACTGTTACATAACGGTAGAGGCCCAGCAGGCCCTCGCCCAGGCCCAAGAGGCAACCCGGCGGTTGGCCAGCGGCCGGGCAACACCCTTGACCGGCATCCCCTTGGCCATCAAAGACCTCATCGTTACCCAGGGGCTTCGCACTACCTGCGCCTCCAGATCGCTTGAAAACTATGTGCCGCCATATGACGCTACCGTTATGCACCGGCTGCGGGAGGCGGGTGCGGTCATCCTCGGTAAAGTGAATATGGATGAGTTCGCCATGGGTTCTTCTACGGAGAATTCGGCTTTTGGAGCAACGCGCAATCCATGGCGGCTTGATTGCATCCCCGGTGGCTCTAGTGGGGGTTCCGCCGCGGCGGTGGCGGCCGACCTTTGCCTGGCTTCTCTGGGCAGTGACACCGGCGGTTCTATCCGTCAACCGGCCTCCCACTGCGGCGTCGTCGGCTTGAAACCCACCTATGGGCGGGTCTCCCGGTTCGGATTGGTCGCCTTTGCCAGTTCTTTGGATCAGATCGGCCCTATTACTAAGGATGTTGCCGATTGCGCCCTGCTGCTCCAGTTTCTGGCGGGCTATGATCCAAAAGACTCAACCTCGGCGCCGGTTCCGACCCCGGACTATTCTCAGGCCCTCAATCAAGACATCAAAGGATTAAAAATCGGCGTTCCGCAAGAATATTTCATTGCCGGCATGGAGGAGGAGGTGGAGCAAGCGGTGCGAGCCGCTCTCGAGACCTTTAAGGGATTAGGGGCTGAACTGGTTGAGGTCAGCCTGCCGCACACTCAATACGCCGTGGCGGTCTATTACCTCATCGCTACGGCCGAAGCAAGTTCTAACCTGGCCCGTTATGACGGCGTCAAGTATGGTTTCCGCGCTGCTGAGGCCAACGATCTAATGGATATGTACTGCGCTACTCGGGCCCAGGGTTTGGGAGCTGAAGTCCGACGCCGCATTATGCTCGGGACCTATGCCTTGTCTGCCGGATATTATGACGCCTATTATAAAAAGGCTTCGCAGGTAAGAACCCTCATCCGCCGGGACTTTGACGAGGTCTTTCAGACCTGTCAGATTGTAGCCACCCCCGTGGCGCCCACCACGGCCTTTCGCTTGGGGGAAAAGATGGACGATCCGTTGACTATGTATCTTTCTGATATTTTTACTATCTCGGCAAATCTGGCTGGCATTCCGGGCATCTCGGTGCCTTGCGGCCTCAACTCCGGGGGGCTCCCCATCGGCCTGCAACTCCTGGCCCGGCACTTTGACGAATCGACGCTCCTTAAGGCCGCGCACGCCTTTGAACAGGCTTCCACCTTTCACCTTCTTAAACCACCTATTTGA
- the uppP gene encoding undecaprenyl-diphosphatase UppP — MDIAHAILLGIIQGLAEFLPISSSAHLVLLEHYLGVQEAGLTFDILLHVGTLVALIAYFWQDWQGMAAALWRPGRHNRFERRLFWYLVIATLPGAAAGYFLEKQAETIFRTPTRIAVLLAVLGILLYLADRVARHQRRLPGITLKDAVLVGCAQALAIMPGVSRSGSTMTMGLFLGLTRETAARFSFLMSAPIIFGAGVHQGLKLLKSGANNFLTLPYVLGFLAAIVSSYLTIRYLLRFLQRHTFIIFVLYRLLLAFVVLGLEYYQVGPK; from the coding sequence ATGGACATCGCACACGCCATTTTGTTAGGGATCATCCAAGGTCTGGCGGAATTTCTGCCGATCTCCAGCTCTGCCCATTTGGTCTTATTGGAGCATTACTTGGGAGTTCAGGAGGCCGGGCTTACTTTTGATATACTGTTGCATGTTGGGACTTTAGTAGCGTTGATCGCCTACTTCTGGCAGGATTGGCAGGGTATGGCAGCGGCGCTCTGGCGTCCCGGGCGGCACAACCGTTTCGAACGCCGCCTCTTTTGGTACCTGGTTATTGCCACCCTTCCAGGCGCCGCCGCCGGCTATTTCCTGGAAAAGCAGGCGGAGACCATCTTTCGGACGCCTACCCGGATTGCCGTCCTCCTGGCAGTGTTAGGCATCTTGTTGTACCTGGCAGACCGGGTAGCCCGACATCAGCGGCGGCTGCCCGGCATCACCCTGAAGGACGCCGTGCTCGTCGGCTGTGCCCAGGCTCTGGCTATTATGCCGGGCGTCTCCCGCAGCGGCAGCACCATGACCATGGGATTATTTTTGGGGCTCACCCGCGAAACGGCTGCCCGTTTTTCCTTTCTCATGTCCGCCCCCATTATCTTCGGGGCCGGAGTGCATCAAGGCCTCAAATTGTTGAAGAGCGGCGCTAATAATTTCTTGACGTTGCCGTATGTCCTGGGCTTTCTGGCAGCCATCGTGTCGAGTTATCTCACCATCCGCTACCTCCTGCGGTTTCTGCAGCGCCACACTTTCATAATCTTCGTCCTCTACCGTCTGCTCCTGGCCTTTGTGGTATTAGGGTTGGAGTATTATCAGGTGGGGCCGAAGTGA
- a CDS encoding 50S ribosomal protein L11 methyltransferase, translating into MLLSLTPKILLCSRWRPCWPRQGQKVVRLSNSGTFPISHPSTRLCLELMVAACQEQQPASLLDLGCGSGVLALAGALLGIPLILGCDISGRALRTSRRNAQRNRLTTGVCWLHGSTEALKPGFHLIVVNLPFVVQMEKQEELLRLADFRGGLILSGFRDSQEGLVADFYFEQGWRLSQRLTRDRWEPEPPVELSYTWVGLYLVADDTRR; encoded by the coding sequence ATGCTGTTATCTCTGACCCCAAAAATCCTTCTCTGTTCCCGCTGGCGCCCCTGTTGGCCCCGGCAGGGGCAGAAAGTGGTGCGGCTGTCCAACTCCGGCACTTTTCCCATCAGCCATCCCAGCACCCGACTCTGTTTGGAGCTCATGGTCGCGGCCTGCCAGGAGCAACAACCTGCCTCGCTGCTGGACTTAGGTTGCGGCTCCGGGGTCTTGGCGCTGGCCGGGGCCTTGCTGGGCATCCCTTTGATCCTCGGCTGCGATATCTCCGGCCGTGCCCTGCGCACTTCCCGGAGAAATGCTCAGCGCAACCGCTTGACCACCGGCGTCTGTTGGCTGCACGGCTCCACTGAAGCCCTGAAACCCGGTTTCCATCTCATTGTCGTCAATCTGCCTTTTGTGGTGCAGATGGAGAAACAGGAGGAATTGCTCCGCCTGGCCGACTTTCGAGGCGGACTGATTCTTTCAGGTTTCCGAGATTCCCAGGAAGGTCTCGTTGCCGATTTTTACTTCGAGCAGGGTTGGCGGCTTAGCCAGCGGCTCACCCGGGACCGCTGGGAGCCGGAGCCGCCGGTCGAACTCAGTTACACCTGGGTAGGACTGTATCTCGTAGCAGATGATACTAGACGGTAG
- a CDS encoding MlaE family ABC transporter permease — translation MLFLTTLGRLWVHFLQELGGMALLLAQAGLWLPRRPYRWRHFFRQLEFIGVKSFFIVVLTGLFTGMVLALQAYYGFRKFGGESLLGGAVALSMTRELGPVLTSLMVAARAGSAMAAELGAMKVTEQVDALLAMAVQPVHYLALPRLLAAVIMTPLLTVIAVYIGIVGGYFVGVILLDVNPGTFMQKMLEMVNSSDLYNGLFKSVIFGLLLALISCYEGLQAKGGAEGVGLVTTRAVVYSAISILIADYILTALLF, via the coding sequence GTGCTTTTTCTTACTACTCTTGGCCGGTTATGGGTCCATTTCCTCCAGGAGCTGGGCGGCATGGCCCTGTTGTTGGCTCAAGCCGGGCTCTGGCTGCCCCGGCGTCCTTACCGGTGGCGGCATTTTTTCCGACAACTCGAGTTTATCGGGGTTAAATCCTTTTTTATCGTGGTCCTGACGGGATTGTTTACCGGTATGGTCTTGGCGTTGCAGGCGTATTATGGTTTCCGCAAGTTTGGGGGCGAAAGTCTCCTAGGCGGCGCCGTAGCCCTCTCCATGACCAGGGAACTCGGCCCGGTCTTGACTTCGCTGATGGTGGCGGCGCGCGCCGGCTCCGCCATGGCCGCGGAGTTGGGCGCCATGAAGGTAACGGAACAGGTGGACGCTCTTTTGGCCATGGCAGTGCAGCCGGTACACTACCTGGCCCTGCCCCGTCTGTTGGCTGCTGTCATCATGACGCCGCTCTTAACGGTAATAGCGGTTTATATCGGTATTGTCGGGGGCTATTTTGTCGGTGTCATTCTCCTGGACGTCAACCCTGGCACCTTTATGCAAAAAATGTTGGAAATGGTGAATAGTTCCGACCTCTACAACGGTCTGTTCAAGTCCGTCATCTTCGGCCTGCTGTTGGCTCTCATCAGTTGTTACGAGGGCCTGCAGGCCAAAGGCGGCGCCGAGGGGGTCGGGCTGGTAACCACCAGAGCCGTAGTCTATTCCGCCATTTCCATTCTTATTGCCGATTATATTCTGACGGCCTTGTTATTCTAG